The genomic region AGAAACAAATCATATCAATGCTAGAATTTGCTGACCAATCGCTCGCGTTTAACATTGCTCTTTTTTTACTCTCAGCTTTAGCAATTGGCCTCAGCGGCTTCTGGATGACTGGGATCGCTGAGGGCTTAGCTGAAAAAACCGGACTGGGACAAGCCCTGATGGGGGCCTTATTTTTGGGATTTAGCACATCCTTGCCGGGGATTGTTACGTCAGTCACCGCCGCCTTGGAAGGCTATCCACACCTAGCCATTGGCAATGCACTAGGGGATATCGCCGTCCAAACAGCTTTTCTGGGAATTGCCGATATCACTTACCTGGAGGCAAATCTCGAATACGCAGCTGCTGACGCTGCAACATTGACGCAAGGAACTCTGCTGATAGTTTTATTAGCCATTCCTTTACTGACGATCGGTTATCCATCAATTACTTTGTGGGGAATTCATCCCGCCTCGATCGCACTCGTAGCCACTTACATTTTCGGGTTGCGTCTGGTAGCTGAGGCTCAAAATCTGCCGATGTGGAAACCACAGCAGACAAAGGAATCAACTGTCAAAGAACCTCAAGCAGAGGAGTCAGAAAGCCCAGGATTAATTAGTTTGTGGTTGCGTTTCTTTTTACTTGCCGCCGTTCTTGGCATTGCAGGATATGGCGTCGAACAAGCTGGAGTTTCGATCGCCAACTCTACAAGTCTTTCGGAAAATGCCGTTGGCAGTCTTTTCACCGCTATATCAACCTCACTTCCGGAACTCGTGACCACCATAGCTGCCGTGCAGCGTGGGGCGTTTACCCTGGCTGTCAGCGGCGTCCTGGGTGGCAATAGCTTCGACGTATTGGTTTTAGCTTTGTGCGACTTAGCCTATGGGAAAGGATCGATTTATGAAGCTTTAACCCAAAGCGAACTTTTTGTCCTTGCCCTAACCATTCTGATGACTGGTATCCTACTCTTGGGCTTGTTACGTCGGGAAGAACATGGCATTGGCAACATCGGCTTTGAGAGTTTTTTCTTGCTGCTGCTGTATCTATGTGGGTTTTTGCTGGTGTTTTTCTCAGGTTGAATTCCTGGGGCCGATCGCTTTAATTTTATAGATATGGAGGAAACCAAATAGGTTTCCTCCATAAGTCTTTATGATGGCGAATATCTTTTAAATTTTGGCTTGCTTAGTAGCTGTCTTGGCCCGGAACCTTATCAGCATCAGCAGCAGACAAAGCCTGATTGAGGGAGGCATCGCGGATAGCCTCCCACTGAATGAGGAGTTCAGAACCGCTGAGGTCACTAGCTTTGTAGCGCTGAATGGCTTGTTCCAGTTCTTCTAGAGTACTGAGAATGGGAATACTGTAGGTAAGCTCTGACATAGGGCAACCTTTAATTACGGGACTGAGATCATTTTGACCTGCATACTTTCTATTTTAATCAAAGCTGTATATAAACAGTATAAAATATAACATTTTGTATAACTTTGACTAAAAAGTTTAAAGTGATGCAAATCACAACTTAGGACGAGAGCGATCGCAAATCTCGGAGAGCTGCATCACGAGTAACCCTAAAATTTATCACAAATAACTCCTATTTGCATCACTGGAACAATTCCTAACTGAGTGGATGATAAAGACATCAAAGAAAAACACCAATTTGAAATTCTTACCAAGGTCAGCCATGTCTTTCATCACCAGTGCTTCCCCACAAACAAACCTGAAATTTCAAGGCCCGATCGAAAATATCCTGCGTCCAGTACGCCAGTGGCTAGAATCAATAGAAATTCAAGACTCCAAAGTAGCCAAGTTGTTGTGCAAACTTATCCCATCTCAATGTCCCTTTGAACGAGATATTCAGGTATTTGGACGTACACTTTTCCACATACCCCCGATGTGTAAACTGAATCCTGTCTACGACCAGTTGATGATGTTGCGTTTCCGCGCTTTAACTTTCCTAGCCGATGTTTGTGGAGAAGATATTACCCAATACTGCTGCTAAGTCAATCCATTTGGGATTTTAGATTTTGGATTGAAGAATTGACCTCGCAGCCTGTACTGAATGCTTGGTTTATTATTTTAAAGACTGAAGGACTTACAATCAACTGTCCTGTCTACAGACTCGATCTACCAAGCTTTTAGCAACTTATTGAAAAAAGTAGTAATCGATTCCCGCATCTGGTACTTGCGATACCACTGCTGAAAAGCTTTTTCGTACTCCTCCTCCTGCAAGTGAAAATTATTCCAAGTATTAAGACCAAGGGCTAATCCCCAGAATAATAAAATATAAAGCGACCAAGAAAGGTAACCACCACTAACTAGATTCAGCAGTACCAAAAATGTATTGACGATCGCATACTTGCCTAAACTTTTCTTGAATCTTCCGACGCGGTAGGTGTTGAACGCCTGCCGCTTTTGCCTTTCTCCCTGTAAGGCTAGCCACTCTTTTTCTGCTACCTCAAGATTTTCTGAAGATATTTCTAACTCAGTCGCAATTTCCAACAACTGTTCGCGGGTAAAGTCCCCTTCGTAAGATTGCCGGGAGATAGCCAGATGGAGAATTTGCTGGATCTCTTCTTGGTTGTAAGAACGGGTAATTCTGGATTCGGAGACTGACATAATCTAGTTTGCTATCAAATTTTTCTCAAGCTTTGCGGTACTTCTTCTATTATGGCGAGTATCTAGGGTAAGCAGTCTCTACCCTACTACAGTAATTGGGGATTATTCCATTTTTGCAAATATATCTGTAGGGGCGAAGCATTCGGGCTGATAATTTATGGCTACAGCCAAAGACTTTCTGCCCGAATGCTTCGCCCCTACCCAAAACCTTAGCAGTAATTGTGAGCCATGCCCACCTTATGTACTGTTCGCTACGCACCGTTCGCTAAACCGAACCTTAACGGACGGCTACCACTATAGTTGAAATATTAAAAGCATTGTTACATTCCGTTACAATCAAAGCATGAGAGCAAAACAAAACTCTCAAAGCTGAAATAAGAGGAGTCCTAATGAACGGCACTTTTCGCGTTGGCAACCTGTTTGGCATTCCCTTCAACATCCATCCATCCTGGTTTTTTATCCTGGGTTTGGTAACTTGGAGTTATGGAAGCGAATTAGCGGCTAATTTTCCAGGATTGGGCGGGCCATTGCCTTGGGTACTGGGATTAGTGACAGCGTTACTGTTATTTGCTTCCGTCTTGGCGCACGAATTAGGACACAGCTTTGTCGCCATGCGCCAGGGAATTGATGTTAAATCAATCAATCTGTTTCTGTTTGGTGGTTTGGCAAATTTAGAAAGAGAGTCCAAGACACCAGCTGAGGCATTTTGGGTAGCGATCGCAGGCCCAGCAGTCAGTTTACTACTATTCGGTATCTTCACAGCCATTGGCTTAGGAACAGGCATTTCAGGGCCTCTGGCAGCTATTGTAGGACTGCTAGCCTCGATTAACTTGGCTTTGGCGCTATTTAACTTAATTCCCGGTTTGCCTTTGGATGGCGGCAATATCCTCAAAGCTGCTGTATGGAAAGTCACCGGCAATCCTTATAAAGGTGTTGTATTTGCCAGTCGCGTCGGTCAAATCTTTGGTTGGATTGCGATCGCCTCTGGTGTGCTGCCTCTGGTACTATATGGCAGTAGCGCTAACTTCTGGAATCTCTTAGTTGGTTGGTTCTTGCTCCAAAACGCCGGTCAGTCTGCCCAGTATGCTACAGTGCAGGATAAGCTCGCAGGATTGACCGCTGAAGACGCCGTAATACCCAACAGTCCGATTGTGTCAGCCAATATTTCTCTCCGAC from Argonema galeatum A003/A1 harbors:
- a CDS encoding sodium:calcium antiporter yields the protein MLEFADQSLAFNIALFLLSALAIGLSGFWMTGIAEGLAEKTGLGQALMGALFLGFSTSLPGIVTSVTAALEGYPHLAIGNALGDIAVQTAFLGIADITYLEANLEYAAADAATLTQGTLLIVLLAIPLLTIGYPSITLWGIHPASIALVATYIFGLRLVAEAQNLPMWKPQQTKESTVKEPQAEESESPGLISLWLRFFLLAAVLGIAGYGVEQAGVSIANSTSLSENAVGSLFTAISTSLPELVTTIAAVQRGAFTLAVSGVLGGNSFDVLVLALCDLAYGKGSIYEALTQSELFVLALTILMTGILLLGLLRREEHGIGNIGFESFFLLLLYLCGFLLVFFSG
- a CDS encoding Mo-dependent nitrogenase C-terminal domain-containing protein, yielding MSFITSASPQTNLKFQGPIENILRPVRQWLESIEIQDSKVAKLLCKLIPSQCPFERDIQVFGRTLFHIPPMCKLNPVYDQLMMLRFRALTFLADVCGEDITQYCC
- a CDS encoding 2TM domain-containing protein, coding for MSVSESRITRSYNQEEIQQILHLAISRQSYEGDFTREQLLEIATELEISSENLEVAEKEWLALQGERQKRQAFNTYRVGRFKKSLGKYAIVNTFLVLLNLVSGGYLSWSLYILLFWGLALGLNTWNNFHLQEEEYEKAFQQWYRKYQMRESITTFFNKLLKAW
- a CDS encoding site-2 protease family protein, yielding MNGTFRVGNLFGIPFNIHPSWFFILGLVTWSYGSELAANFPGLGGPLPWVLGLVTALLLFASVLAHELGHSFVAMRQGIDVKSINLFLFGGLANLERESKTPAEAFWVAIAGPAVSLLLFGIFTAIGLGTGISGPLAAIVGLLASINLALALFNLIPGLPLDGGNILKAAVWKVTGNPYKGVVFASRVGQIFGWIAIASGVLPLVLYGSSANFWNLLVGWFLLQNAGQSAQYATVQDKLAGLTAEDAVIPNSPIVSANISLRQFANDYVIGQTTWQKFLVTNEDGQLVGAIAVEDLKTVSLELWPQIKVSEIMRSIEQSNTVKSDRSLLEVATLLEQQNITQLPVIRDNGVLVGLLLKTSIVNLLQRQAQANPA